The segment aatggagTTCTTGTTGTCATCCTACATGTTTGACATAACTGAGATTACTGAAGAATCTGAAAGCATGCAGTGGCGACACTCCAAGACAATGAGATGTTGCTCAAccaactaattaaaaaaaaaaaaaaaagccctgcaGCAGACAAACACAACTAACAATCACTTCTGAATAATCACACCGTATCAAagaattgtgtaaaaaataaatcaatcaatgtACATACTGTTCGAGGACGTGTAAAGAAATCCCTGTAAGATGTTATGCAAATACGAGaaaaatactactaataaaaagaaattataacaATCACAAAACGTCATTTTTAAGTGgaatttattttgatattttcaaGTCAATATAATTCAGTAACAAAACGAAAcgaacaaaaaaactaaacgtAGAACCTTCTCCGTCCCATTAGTTCTGACAGTAAAGTAAACCTACAGTATTTACAGCTGGAGCTCAGGTTGTCTTAAGAGAAATGTACAGTGCCGTGTGGGAGTCTGAGGAGTGCGTTCACTCATGACAAGGTGAGCACCATCATCAGTGAAGAACACAACCAGTCATTAAATCTCTTCTCTTCATATTATTGTGCtcggaatttttttttctatagattAACAATTCAAATTAATAacaatcatcaaaaaaaaaaaaaaaacagggatcCCAGATTTATTCATCTCCCCATGTATTTGTGCATCGTAAAACTGcgaaataaacaagaaaaaaaaaaaagtcccaaaaCACTCTTTGGAATCCATGGCGTTTTTAAATGCAGGCACTCGCGGTCATTCGTTTTGGACGTTCTTCTCTCTCGGACGTTAGGCTTTCTTCATCTTACCGTTCTCGTAATGCTTCTTGCCGTTGGACAAGCCGTTCTCGTGATGGACGCCGTTGCCGTTGGCCAGTAGCGAGGCTCCGTTCGGGACGCTGATGCGGCCGTTGATGCTCGACTTGCCTTTTTTGGGCTGTTCGGTACTTTTGGGCAGCCTCTTGCCCTTCACGTAGGCTTGGTACCAGAAGTTggagaagaggatgaagaagaaggTGCCGTACACCCAGATGAGGTTGAGGAACACTGGCACCTGGTAATCACAGCTGGTCAAGAAGTAATACTGCGTGGCGTGAAGGGACACCAGGACGAACTGCACCTGTGAGAGGATACGATTTGGTCACGTGTACGGAAACGACCCGCGTCATGTTAATGAAAAAACTGCACTACCACCAGAAACAAGACCCTGCTGTCTGACCTCATTTCTGGTTTCCATATTAGGAAGAATGGCATTTAAAACCCACCGGCATGCTTCGCACAAAACTTCGCATCTTCGGTTTAAAAGGGAAGTACTTTTTCCTCATCCTCTTTCTCTTCCCCATTTCAGCTTTCATTCTTGTGCTCTATTTATTGCACTTTTATTCAGTAAGCAGCCAATAAAAATGTCTCCATTTCTAAAATCGCCCTAAATCACCTGCTgcgtggccaaaagtattgggacaaccgATTTTTCCCTCAAGTCTTTGCTCAAACAATGTCTCGAACGTCTTTGGATGAACTTTTCCCTGCATGACCATGTCCCCgtacacaaaaccagctctatgaagatctcctgctatagagatccaACACTTGGGATGattgtgaacgctgactgcaccccaggaacccaTTCCGGTTGTTCTAACAGATAAATtagcacatactaatcttttGCTCAGATGTCCACAGacttgtctatataatgtatgagAAGAATTGATCAGATGTTCGCGAAAGAATTACCAGCTGGATGGCTGTCATGTATTTCTTCCACCAGAGGTATTTCTGGAATCGTGGTCCTGCAGCAGAGAGGCCATAGTAGAAGTACATGATCACATGGACCACAGAGTTGATCATGGCATGAAACGAGCCCATTCCACCTGCACAGACATCCAGAAGGTCATATAATGTACACTGTTACCACTGAAACCAACATTCAACCATCCTGAAGCACTCACCAGGAGCAATGCTGACGCCCCACCACCAGGTCCAGGGCATGAAGGAGTGGTGGAAGATGTGCAGGAACGTAATCTGACCGTGTTTCTTACGCAGCACAAAAAACACCTAAACAAACAGCAAGCAGATTAAATGAAGAAATGCTCAAGATCTTTTCTAGAAGTTACGTCTACACGTATAAAAACACCGTACCGTATCAAAGAGCTCGATGAACTTCGAGAAGAGGAACAACCAGGCCACTCGGACCATCTACGGATTAAAAAGTCCTTTAATACACGcaattatatacattaaaaaaaaaagaacaatgagaCGATAGAGACCAGATCTGACCCGGAGTCCCTGAGGGCTGTCGGAGTAATCGCAGGGGTCACACCTCCACGTATATGTTGTAGCCCATCCTGACATCAGGAACTAGACAATGCAAAGGGATAATTTTAAAACCTTGTCGTTATGATCGTTGCGTTCGAGCAGGATGGAGCTGATCTCAGCGACCTGCACAATATGCAAACCAGAATTTCATcaaatcaagattttttttttgcattgcatcaCGTTTCACGTAATCACGTTTCACGAAATCGTGAGTgaaatgaattttaatttattgtgcAGCTTTTCAACCTCTTCAGCTGCGTCGGGTTTTTATTGGTGCTCTCATGCTCGGGTTTCCTCCTGCCTCCCCCGTAAACACAGCAAGATCAAACACCACTAgctatgaatgtgtgtgtgtgtgtgtgtgtgtgtgtgtggtgttttccTGCCTCATGCCCAGTGTAACCGGGACAGGCTCTGGTTTCGCAGGATAAAACGGGTAATTAAGGGAATGTAGGCGGAAGTATAGACGAGATGATTAGAATAATGGGAAGCACTTCATGCTGTATGTTCGAGACGATGGTTTCAGCCAGTTCAGCACTTTTTAAACGAGGATTTGAGGATGTAGTGAGCCAGTAATGGCAGCGTCCAGTTGGAAAAAACGAAAATATGACAAATTCTAACCTAAATTTCATTCAAAAGCCGCTTATTAAGCATTAACTGCAATGTGAGGCAGGGGATTGAATACATCAGTATGTGGACTGAGAGGTCCAGTCCTTTGTCTCACCTCATATACAATGAAGATAGACAGAAAAACCAAGCAAAAGTTGTAGACGATCATGAGCCCTTTCAGCTCGAAGGGTTTGCGTTTGGCCATTAATCGAGGGCCCGCGTACAGTACGAAGAAGAGATAGCCGAGCAGAATGGCCGACATGCTGACGGGACTCTCCATCAGCAGGTATCCGCTCAGCCGTGGGTCTGgaggtgggggaaaaaaaaaaaacaaacacacaccataagCAGAAATTCAGACTTTGTTCACGTCACCAAGCAAATCCGATTTAGTCTTTAAATCCGAGTGGCCACGCTGCGAATTTTCAtcaaaccaatcagatttctttgttCGGTCTGGAATCGGATTTGCTCGCGTGTTTTAATTCTCTCGTTTAGAAGTGAGAGTCAATTTTTCAAGAACGAAACAATGAGACGTTTCCTTTTATAGATTGAATCCGTAATGGGACACGTACCTCTCATTTTTAAGAGTTTGTCATACATGTCCAGCACTCTGTCTCGGGCCGTCTCCAGCATTTTCGCAGACGTCTGAAGTACCTCGGGCTAGTGCAAAATCTGTGGAAAAACCGTTCCCACtgttaatgacatttttattccattccaagaaataaataaaacacacactaaatggATTCAGTAATGAAGAgcaaatgataataataattggctCGCATGGTGCAGACACGTGACACGCCCAAGTGAGCGAAAGAAATAATAAGTAGTGACTCGGCTCTCAGCCACATCCCTCCTTCGTATAAAcatccctttctttcttcctctcgcCAGACATGGTCTGATGATGAAAGGGAGGAGTTACAGATAGGGAAGAAGGAGGGCGGTGCACAGCTTGAGGACAAATATGGCCTggctttcatacacacacacacacacacacacacacacacataaatgtcAGAAATGAACTTGGATGCATTATtactttataaaacacacagtgAAGTATAAAAGGTCGTCCTTATCGCGCTGACTGAGTCACAGCCATGTTTTAGGTAAACAGAGGAGAGAAGCAGGTGTGGCTGTGAGGAGAAAAATCACTGAGTGATGGGtggaaagaaaatgtgtgtCCAAATAATGTAGTGGAACGAACACTCGATGTCAGCAGATGTGGTCTACAGAGTCCACCCTTGTAAAGCCACATACCACAAACtcctacaccaccaccaccaccaccacctccaccattcCAACTCTCTGCATTGAAATGATCATCTTCAAAGTTTAACTCGGTTAATTCCATTTCCAGAGTTCTCCGT is part of the Silurus meridionalis isolate SWU-2019-XX chromosome 9, ASM1480568v1, whole genome shotgun sequence genome and harbors:
- the elovl1b gene encoding elongation of very long chain fatty acids protein 1b isoform X2 — translated: MSGWATTYTWRCDPCDYSDSPQGLRMVRVAWLFLFSKFIELFDTVFFVLRKKHGQITFLHIFHHSFMPWTWWWGVSIAPGGMGSFHAMINSVVHVIMYFYYGLSAAGPRFQKYLWWKKYMTAIQLVQFVLVSLHATQYYFLTSCDYQVPVFLNLIWVYGTFFFILFSNFWYQAYVKGKRLPKSTEQPKKGKSSINGRISVPNGASLLANGNGVHHENGLSNGKKHYENGKMKKA
- the elovl1b gene encoding elongation of very long chain fatty acids protein 1b isoform X1, whose amino-acid sequence is MLETARDRVLDMYDKLLKMRDPRLSGYLLMESPVSMSAILLGYLFFVLYAGPRLMAKRKPFELKGLMIVYNFCLVFLSIFIVYEFLMSGWATTYTWRCDPCDYSDSPQGLRMVRVAWLFLFSKFIELFDTVFFVLRKKHGQITFLHIFHHSFMPWTWWWGVSIAPGGMGSFHAMINSVVHVIMYFYYGLSAAGPRFQKYLWWKKYMTAIQLVQFVLVSLHATQYYFLTSCDYQVPVFLNLIWVYGTFFFILFSNFWYQAYVKGKRLPKSTEQPKKGKSSINGRISVPNGASLLANGNGVHHENGLSNGKKHYENGKMKKA